Part of the Halalkalibacter krulwichiae genome is shown below.
TTCAACAGCATTAAAAGCGTAATGTATGGACTAGATATAGACACAGACATAACCTTCTGATGGAAAATCCTTCAGTGGGTTATATTTGTGTTCACCAAGTAAATACTAATGAAGCTAGGACATAACTAGAGTGTTTTATTGGAAATTTCAACCGTGATGACTTCAACGGGGCGGGTGCTATATGCACCTACCGTCATTACGTTCAAATTTTGTTAATAAAGATTCTTTTGTCCTGGCTTCATTTTTTTCTGTACACAATTAAAGGAGTTGTTGCGACATGAGTCGGAGAAGAAGAGGGATCATGTCTGATGAGTTCAAAGAAGAGCTGGCAAAAGAACTTGGCTTTTACGGTACGGTTCAACAAGAGGGTTGGGGCGGTATTCGTTCAAAAGATGCTGGAAACATGGTGAAGCGGGCCATTGAGCTAGCAGAGCAACAATTAGTTCGTGAACAGAAGCAAGCAAGGAAAATAAAGTAAACGGACAAAACCGGTGCTAAGATGCCCGGTTTTTTTAGTTTTCAAAAGGAAAGCGTTCGGAATTTATTAAATGATGTTTGTTTTGATAGACAATTGTTAATAGTGAAAGGTAAGAGAATAAATAGGTTGACGGGTTAACATGAGATGTTTGGTTGAAGTAGATTCAAACTTTCTGCTAATTTCCGCTCTCCGTTTGAGTGAGAAGAGGCATGAGTTAAGGAAGTGACCTTTTATAAGGTGGCTAGCAAGAAGCAAGTTTTTCTAAATCTATGGTATGTTTGTGAGACTAGTGATAAAATAGCGTAAGCAAATGGATGTATAGAAGGTGACGAGTGTGAAATGTTCTGTGAAAGCGCCGGCGAAAATTAATTTGTCGCTTGATGCGGTAAAAAAGCGAGATGATGGTTTTCATGAAGTAGAGATGATTATGACAATGGTAGATTTAGCTGACCGAATTGATCTCACAGACACAGATGACGGACAGATAACAGTGGATGTTTCTGAAGGATTTGTTCCTAATGATCAGCGAAATTTAGCATATCAAGCGGCTTCTTTGTTGAAAGAGCGCTTTCAAGTGGAGAGAGGCGTGCATATTTACATTACAAAAAGGATTCCTGTTGCGGCTGGTTTGGCAGGAGGAAGTAGTGATGCTGCTGCGACGTTGAAAGGCTTAAATCAATTATGGAATCTAGGGTTAAGTCTCGATGAGTTAGCCGAGATGGGCGCTCAAATTGGTTCAGATGTTTCATTTTGTGTCTATGGTGGAACAGCTCTAGCAACAGGAAGAGGAGAAATCATTAAACCGATTGCATCTCCACCGGCTTGTTGGGT
Proteins encoded:
- a CDS encoding small, acid-soluble spore protein, alpha/beta type, which translates into the protein MSRRRRGIMSDEFKEELAKELGFYGTVQQEGWGGIRSKDAGNMVKRAIELAEQQLVREQKQARKIK
- the ispE gene encoding 4-(cytidine 5'-diphospho)-2-C-methyl-D-erythritol kinase; amino-acid sequence: MKCSVKAPAKINLSLDAVKKRDDGFHEVEMIMTMVDLADRIDLTDTDDGQITVDVSEGFVPNDQRNLAYQAASLLKERFQVERGVHIYITKRIPVAAGLAGGSSDAAATLKGLNQLWNLGLSLDELAEMGAQIGSDVSFCVYGGTALATGRGEIIKPIASPPACWVILAKPPIGVSTAEVYKRLRVNDVEHANTQAMVQAIEQQSFVDICSNLHNVLETVTLEMYPEVKHIKDQMIRFGADGVLMSGSGPTVFGLVEHESRMHRIYNGLRGFCQDVYAVRLIRTRDS